From the genome of Triticum aestivum cultivar Chinese Spring chromosome 1A, IWGSC CS RefSeq v2.1, whole genome shotgun sequence:
GGGCAGACTATTTACACAcatacattgttggatgaagtTCATGGGCAGTATGTGTGGGATGACATATGTTCATAAAAAACGTGTTGGTCATCCGGTTATTCTAGTTgaatttgaactattgttgtactagacttatttTTATGCTACGTATGAATGGTTTGTGCTATTTTTATCCGAATTTTGATGAATTATGTCGTGTTTTATGAATTTATGTGGATAGCGTTAGATGGCCGGCTTCACATCCGTGTCCACTGACTGATCTCCCTATCCGTTGGTGAATGTGGTGTCCAATTTACAGGTCAACGTTGGTGATGCCCTAAATGGTGATGACCTTTTTTTAACCTTATAAAATGGTGATGACTTGAACCATATTTCTTTTATTTCATATCTTTACCCAAGCACCAGCAAGTAATCATTTCATTCCATCTTACTTTTTCCTATTAGTACTACCACATATAGGGATGCACGAAACCATTCTAATCTCGAACAATCATGACGTTCTACTCTACTCTACTCTACTTGATTTCCATACCACTCCATATTTCCGTACCACATCGCAAGCGTCTGCAACGGATCAGACCAGACCACGCCAGCGGCCGTCTCGGTCACTCTTGGCCGAGATGCAGACGCCGGCGTTTCCTTCTAGACGGACACATACTAGACTCGCGCACGCTTGCCGGAGAGCGACGGCCGGCCGGCGACCGGCGACCGACGACGTGGCCACGTCTTGGACCCATCGACTGCAGCCTGCAGGGATGACCTGGCGGGTCGTGGATAGGCGCACGAATGCTGGGATATGCTCTGCACTCCTCATGTCACCAGGAGCGGAGCAAACTTTGTCACGTCGCGGCTTGGCAGTATACACCGCTGGAGGGGCACGACCTGGACATGTGCGGCCAGGGATTAAAGATGGAGGGCGACCGAGGACTCGTGACCGGAGCAGCAGTAAAAATGTCACCAAGTACGTATACGGAGAACGCAACACATCTACATACGGCTACGCCTTCGAAGCATACGTATATACGCGTATCTCGAACGCGACAGGTGACGGTTTTTTCCATAAGAGGACAAGAGGCACCATGGGCCGTGGTGAATTCCAATCCGTTACTGCTTTCTAGTAGTACGATTAACAGGTCGCGTGCACGAAATCGCGAGAAACGGCGACCACTGGACGAATGGGTCCAAAGGGCGGCCACCATCGCGTCGGGTTACGGCCAACCACAGGCGACGTACGTACATCGACATGGAAGCGTCGCTGCACGGGCCATCCTGCCTGACAACTAACTGTAGTAACTGAGATCCTAAACTCGCTCCCAGGACTTAAATTTCTTTCCGAGGCCATGGAACGAAGCAGACAGCAAAAGATCGAGAGCGCGAGGGCGAGAGATCGAGACGCACAAACCACCCGGCATCATCACTCACTGTTCACTCATCAGCGCCTACTCGGCTACTGCCATCTATCCCAACTCTCTCAAGTCTCAACCCAGGCGATGCATGATGCCATGTTCCACAGAGCAAAATCCTCGAgtaattaacagattaattagcGCCACAGTATTAGTCTAATCACATGCAGGAAAATGTATGTAGTAGTAGTTAATAATCTGCTAATGAACCACTTGGCAGGGTAGGGTGATGATCTACTGCTCTTCGGCGTGATCTTCTTCTCCGGCGGCTTGCTACTTGGCGCCGCGGTTGAGCACCTCCTTGTAGTTGAGCAGCGAGTTGAGCCGCTGCAGCTGGAGCTGCTTCCGGAAGCTGTTGATGAAGTCGTCCGCCCGCGCGTCCACGCCGCCCTCCTCCACctccggcggtggtggcggcggcgggggcagcaTCCTCGCCTCCGAGCTCGACTTGCTCATCTTCCCCTCCGCCCCCTGCTTCTCCCCCTGCTGCTGCGGCTTCTTGCCCTTCTTGCCCTGCTCCCGCGCCGGCTCCGACCGGCTCCTGCTGTACTGAGTCGACGTCTTCTTCTCGTCCGCCGCCGCGACGGAGGCCACGGCATGGTCCGGCGAGGGGGAGAGCTCGGGGGACAGGTTGCCGGAGTTGAAGCGGTAGAGGCTGAAGGAGCGCAGGCGCTCCAGCACGGACGGCGCGCGCGCCAGCGGCGCCGGCCTGTATGGAGGCACGTACtcctcgcggtagtactgctcctcctcCGGCTCCTGCTCCGGCGGCGGTGTCGTGAAGCTGTTGTAGTTGTCGGTGAACTCGGTGTCCGCCCTCGCGGCGTGCTCTACGAGGTCgtcgtcgtgctcctcctcctccagcacGGCCGGCTGGACCACCCGAGCCGCCGGCGCCGGGGCCACCTCGGCCCTCCTCGCCTCGGAGCTGGACCTCTTCATCTTCGACGGCGGCGCCCGCCTCCTCTCCACCCGCGCCGGGGGCTCGGACCGGCTCCTGGCGTGGTGGGCGTCTCCGGCCGTCGGCGCTGGTTCCGGTTCCGGAGAGGCCGTCACATCCCGCGAGTCGGTCACGGCGCCCGCGGCGTACTCGGGCGGGAAGTCGCCGGAGCGGAAGCGGTAGAGGCCGATGGAGCGGAGGCGGTCGAGCACCGACGAGGTGCGCGtcagcggcgccggcgccggcggcgggggcacgtactgctgctgctgctgctcgtgcTGCTGGTCGCGGTAGTACAGATCCTCCTGATGCTGCTGCTGCGGCTCCACGTGGTGGAGCGGTTCTTGTTGGTGGTCGCCGTCGTGGCCGCCCTGGCGTCGGCGCTGGTGGGAGCGGGAGGTGAGCAGGATGGTGCCGATGACGAGGTTGACGGTGAGGAAGAGCGTGGCCGGCGTGAAGAAGCCCTGCACAGCCTCCCACGCGCCGAGCGCCGCGGCCGTCGCGCCGCCGTCCATCTGCGCGGGCACCGGCAAGTACAGGGAGGGAGCGAGGGGCCGGCTTGGGGCCTGGCCGTGCGCGGTTGGAGCTGTTGTTGGGTGGGCCGAGGAGGTGGTGGGGATTGGCGCTTGATGACGGGGTGGGGTGCGGGGAGTCTCACAAGTGGTGGTGGCGCCGGGCGTTAAATGGTGGTGGCGGGGGCTGGGCTGGGACGGGGTCGCTGACTTGGCGGGTGGAAAACGTGGGAATCCAAGCGCTCCTCGTGACGCGCGAGCCGACCCGCCGGGATCGCGGGCGGACTGCCCGCCCGCATGGCATCTCGCCTCCCATCCCGGCCCACAAGGACGGACGCGGTATCTCACTCACACTACGCACGCAATTGCCGGGTCCCATCTCATGAGTGGTCATCATCCTCGGTCGTCCCCGGCCTCCCCCGGGTGCGGCGACCGCCTTTCCGTGCCGATCTGGATGCTTCGCCGGTCGCCGACATGCTCGCATTCCGCCCCTCGTCTCCCCGGCCGGTCATCAAGTTCGTAGCGTACGTTACGCACATGGTGGCTCCCCCGCCGCTGCCTAACCTGACTGTGGTAGACCCGGAGTTGTCATGAGGCTACCGCCTACCTGCGTGCCATCGAAGATGGACGCCACCACCATGGCCCAGTGGTCACTCTCTGTAAGTTGAGAAATTGATTGGACGGGAACA
Proteins encoded in this window:
- the LOC123065195 gene encoding pathogen-associated molecular patterns-induced protein A70 encodes the protein MDGGATAAALGAWEAVQGFFTPATLFLTVNLVIGTILLTSRSHQRRRQGGHDGDHQQEPLHHVEPQQQHQEDLYYRDQQHEQQQQQYVPPPPAPAPLTRTSSVLDRLRSIGLYRFRSGDFPPEYAAGAVTDSRDVTASPEPEPAPTAGDAHHARSRSEPPARVERRRAPPSKMKRSSSEARRAEVAPAPAARVVQPAVLEEEEHDDDLVEHAARADTEFTDNYNSFTTPPPEQEPEEEQYYREEYVPPYRPAPLARAPSVLERLRSFSLYRFNSGNLSPELSPSPDHAVASVAAADEKKTSTQYSRSRSEPAREQGKKGKKPQQQGEKQGAEGKMSKSSSEARMLPPPPPPPPEVEEGGVDARADDFINSFRKQLQLQRLNSLLNYKEVLNRGAK